One genomic region from Haloterrigena gelatinilytica encodes:
- a CDS encoding minichromosome maintenance protein MCM — translation MAQTQAEDEPLTDRLATEFYRRYYKDEIGQLAQKYPNEQRSLEVDWNDIYRSDPDVADDYLMAPEQMRRYFEEALRMFDLSIDITLDAHVRVGNLPEEYTFYPGEFSPSEHLGTYRSIRGEITKATDVYPKIEEAAFECELCGTLTRVPQSDGNFQEPHECQGCERQGPFRVNFDQSEFVDAQKLRVKVPPELADGAGQKLDAFVEDDLAGKVTIGDRVVVSGTIHFEQETSGKQKKPKFEPYLTGDHIEIEETDQQDLDVTSRERTRIRELSDGAEGQPLEVASESLAPKIYGYDIEKKALILALVSGGQIKYPTGDADRADVHVLLLGDPGTAKSKLIDRAQQLGWRTVGVSSKRATIPGLTAAAEQDDFGDGEWVMKAGAFVKANGGTVCIDELDDMSPDTRAGMLEPMSKQRFSANLAGESVTFQTEASVVAAGNPRDGRFNPYEPVPEQFAFDSALISRFDLVFTMRDEPDEEEDRDIADHILASRDAAKRGDWGDLEDDDVDRIKPPVEGNILQKWIALARQRATPPFASKDVRHQLRDKWLELRGMYNYDENEPIPVTFRSLEGLTRVCEALAKLEFYDEIHERHVNQVLEIVGRSMDDIGKNEDGELDADVQEVGQSKDQRSRRKTVAQAINDLEEEYSNGVPRDSVVEYVREDLGHNYAASKLQSDMEKFLQEGEAIEPQTDHIRYLGRLV, via the coding sequence ATGGCACAAACCCAAGCTGAAGACGAACCGCTCACCGATCGCCTCGCGACGGAGTTCTACCGTCGCTACTACAAAGACGAGATCGGGCAGCTCGCCCAGAAGTATCCGAACGAACAGCGCTCCCTCGAGGTCGACTGGAACGACATCTACCGTTCCGACCCAGACGTCGCCGACGACTACCTCATGGCGCCGGAGCAGATGCGGCGCTACTTCGAGGAAGCGCTGCGGATGTTCGACCTCTCGATCGACATTACTCTCGACGCGCACGTCCGCGTGGGGAACCTCCCGGAGGAGTACACGTTCTACCCGGGCGAGTTCTCTCCCTCCGAACACCTCGGGACCTACCGGTCGATCCGTGGTGAGATCACGAAGGCGACCGACGTCTACCCGAAGATCGAGGAAGCAGCCTTCGAGTGCGAGCTCTGCGGGACCCTCACTCGAGTTCCGCAGTCCGACGGAAACTTCCAGGAACCCCACGAGTGCCAGGGCTGCGAACGACAGGGCCCGTTCAGAGTGAACTTCGATCAGTCGGAGTTCGTCGACGCCCAGAAGCTCCGAGTCAAGGTGCCGCCGGAGCTCGCCGATGGCGCTGGCCAGAAGCTCGACGCGTTTGTCGAAGATGATCTCGCTGGCAAGGTGACGATCGGCGATCGCGTGGTCGTCTCCGGGACGATCCACTTCGAACAGGAGACGTCTGGCAAGCAGAAGAAGCCCAAGTTCGAGCCATATCTCACTGGGGACCACATCGAGATCGAGGAGACTGATCAGCAGGACCTCGATGTCACCAGTCGGGAGCGCACGCGAATCCGCGAATTGAGCGACGGCGCCGAAGGACAGCCGCTCGAGGTCGCCTCGGAGTCACTGGCGCCGAAGATCTACGGCTACGATATCGAGAAGAAAGCGCTGATCCTGGCGCTGGTCTCCGGTGGCCAGATCAAGTACCCGACGGGCGATGCCGATCGGGCAGACGTCCATGTCCTGCTTCTGGGTGATCCCGGCACTGCGAAGTCGAAGCTGATCGACCGGGCCCAGCAACTCGGCTGGAGAACAGTCGGGGTCTCATCGAAACGAGCGACGATTCCGGGGCTCACCGCAGCTGCCGAACAGGATGACTTCGGCGACGGCGAATGGGTGATGAAAGCCGGCGCGTTCGTCAAGGCTAACGGCGGGACGGTCTGCATCGACGAACTCGACGACATGAGTCCCGACACGCGAGCGGGAATGCTCGAGCCGATGAGCAAGCAGCGGTTCAGCGCAAACCTCGCCGGCGAGAGCGTTACGTTCCAGACTGAGGCCTCGGTCGTGGCGGCGGGCAACCCTCGTGATGGACGGTTCAACCCGTACGAACCAGTCCCGGAACAGTTCGCGTTCGACTCGGCGCTTATCTCCCGGTTTGACCTCGTGTTCACGATGCGGGACGAACCTGACGAAGAGGAAGACCGGGACATCGCCGATCACATCCTCGCGTCTCGTGACGCCGCCAAGCGCGGCGACTGGGGTGACCTCGAGGACGACGACGTCGATCGGATCAAACCGCCGGTCGAAGGCAATATCCTCCAGAAGTGGATCGCCCTCGCTCGCCAGCGCGCCACGCCACCGTTCGCCTCAAAAGACGTCCGCCACCAGCTGCGGGACAAGTGGCTTGAGCTCCGCGGGATGTACAACTACGACGAGAACGAGCCGATCCCGGTCACGTTCCGGAGCCTCGAGGGGCTGACGAGAGTCTGCGAGGCGCTCGCGAAGCTCGAGTTCTACGATGAGATCCACGAGCGCCACGTCAACCAAGTGCTCGAGATCGTCGGCCGCTCGATGGACGACATCGGAAAGAACGAAGACGGCGAACTCGACGCGGATGTCCAGGAGGTCGGTCAGTCGAAAGACCAGCGGAGTCGAAGGAAGACGGTCGCCCAGGCCATCAACGACCTCGAGGAGGAATACAGCAACGGCGTTCCACGCGATAGCGTCGTTGAGTACGTCCGGGAGGACCTCGGCCACAACTACGCAGCGAGCAAACTCCAGTCGGACATGGAGAAGTTCCTCCAGGAGGGTGAGGCGATCGAGCCACAGACCGATCATATCCGCTACCTCGGGAGGCTGGTGTGA